In one window of Arachis ipaensis cultivar K30076 chromosome B06, Araip1.1, whole genome shotgun sequence DNA:
- the LOC107646930 gene encoding uncharacterized protein LOC107646930, producing MLEGDAQHWWQGIQCLLQQDEGNILWDVFKEEFYKKYFPRATRKAKEMELMQLKQGSMSVAEYTRKCEDLCHFSKVCQGNLADFEEWKCLKFEGGLREDLLISVVPLEIRKFSELVNKSQLVEDCAKKIVVARMNRPGSSFQNYNRYTAPQGRNFKQGAMPSRRYNQNRNVHARPTGGNGGRTRQDMGKRPQQAQMRPVCRQCGKEHGGRPCQLTGVICFSCGQPGHMVKDCPKKPVQGIDRPRQQGRVFAMTADDAMKSDSLIQGQCYVKSRLLIVLYDSGASHSFISETVAHELGLDFTLLDYNLIVHIILGLDWLSKHHVFLDCFKGIATFPSSEMHTEPVESCTFYLNSLRVISSNSGLEGYVLLSASSETNEQDLEQIRVVKEFPDIFPDDIPEFPPQREIVFSIDLVPRARPISIAPYRMSPLELAELKKQLNELLGKKFIRPSVSP from the exons ATGTTGGAAGGGGATGCTCAGCACTGGTGGCAGGGCATTCAATGTTTACTGCAGCAAGATGAGGGTAATATTTTGTGGGATGTTTTCAAAgaagagttctataagaagtactttcctagAGCTACTCGTAAGGCAAAGGAGATGGAGTTGATGCAGTTGAAACAGGGAAGTATGTCCGTTGCTGAGTATACAAGGAAGTGTGAAGATTTATGTCATTTTTCCAAGGTTTGTCAAGGGAATCTAGCAGATTTCGAAGAGTGGAAATGTTTGAAATTTGAAGGGGGACTCCGTGAAGATTTGTTGATCTCAGTGGTTCCATTGGAAATACGGAAATTTTCGGAGTTGGTTAATAAGAGTCAGCTAGTAGAGGACTGTGCTAAGAAGATAGTTGTAGCTCGGATGAATCGCCCAGGATCTTCTTTTCAGAATTATAATCGGTATACAGCTCCTCAGGGAAGGAATTTTAAGCAGGGAGCAATGCCTTCACGAAGGTACAATCAGAATAGAAATGTTCATGCACGTCCTACAGGAGGGAATGGAGGAAGAACGAGACAGGATATGGGTAAGCGACCTCAGCAGGCGCAGATGCGACCAGTATGTAGGCAGTGCGGAAAGGAGCATGGAGGTAGACCTTGTCAGCTTACAGGCGTTATCTGTTTTTCTTGTGGTCAGCCTGGACATATGGTTAAGGACTGTCCGAAGAAGCCAGTACAAGGAATAGATAGGCCGCGACAGCAAGGACGTGTGTTTGCTATGACTGCTGATGACGCAATGAAATCAGACTCCCTAattcaaggtcagtgttatgtcaaatCTCGACTCTTAATTGTACTGTATGACTCTGGTGCATCACATTCATTTATTTCTGAGACTGTTGCGCATGAGTTGGGATTAGATTTCACCTTGTTAGATTATAATCTAATTGTTC ATATTATCTTAGGTCTAGATTGGTTGTCCAagcatcatgttttccttgattgtttTAAAGGAATTGCTACATTTCCATCATCTGAAATGCACACTGAACCAGTTGAGTCTTGTACTTTCTATTTGAATTCCCTaagagttatttctagtaatagtGGGTTAGAGGGTTACGTTCTACTATCGGCTAGCTCAGAAACTAATGAACAAGACTTGGAGCAAATCCGAGTGGTGAAGGAGTTTCCTGATATTTTTCCGGATGAtatacctgagtttccacctcagAGAGAGATAGTGTTTAGTATTGATCTGGTTCCTAGAGCCAGACCAATTTCTATAGCACCGTATCGGATGTCACCATTGGAATTAGCAGAGTTAAAGAAGCAGTTGAATGAATTGCTGGGGAAGAAGTTTATTCGTCCGAGTGTATCACCATGA